The following proteins are co-located in the Flammeovirga kamogawensis genome:
- a CDS encoding homoserine kinase produces MKEVKAFAPATVANVACGFDILGFAVDSPGDEIEMKLVDKPGIVIKDITGDEGRLSRDPRDNTATVSVYQFLERIGAEKAGIEVVLHKKMPFGSGLGSSSASTVAGAFAVNALFDNPLTTEELLPFAMEGERVACGAAHADNVAPALYGGFVLVRSYDPLDVVRLNVPNELCCAVVHPHIEVSTKDARNILRGEIPLVDAVRQWGNVGGLIAGLEQENYDLIGRSLQDVIVEPIRSMLIPGFDEVKRAAIYAGSMGTAISGSGPSVFSLCRGMDKAERIAKAKVEAFKSIGIESDMFVSKVNKVGPKIIY; encoded by the coding sequence ATGAAAGAAGTAAAAGCTTTTGCCCCTGCTACAGTGGCTAACGTAGCTTGTGGCTTTGATATCCTTGGTTTTGCTGTGGATAGTCCTGGTGACGAGATCGAAATGAAATTAGTCGACAAACCAGGTATTGTAATCAAAGACATTACAGGGGATGAGGGACGATTGTCTAGAGATCCAAGAGACAATACGGCTACTGTTTCTGTGTATCAGTTCTTAGAAAGAATAGGTGCAGAGAAAGCAGGAATCGAGGTTGTTTTACATAAGAAAATGCCTTTCGGTAGTGGTTTAGGTTCATCTTCAGCAAGTACTGTTGCAGGTGCCTTTGCTGTTAACGCATTGTTCGACAATCCATTAACTACAGAAGAACTTTTACCTTTTGCAATGGAAGGTGAACGTGTAGCTTGTGGTGCTGCGCATGCAGATAACGTTGCTCCGGCATTATATGGCGGTTTTGTTTTGGTAAGAAGCTACGATCCATTGGATGTTGTACGCTTAAATGTACCAAATGAATTATGTTGTGCAGTAGTACACCCTCATATAGAAGTATCTACAAAAGATGCTCGTAATATCTTAAGAGGTGAGATTCCTTTGGTAGATGCCGTACGCCAATGGGGTAATGTTGGTGGTTTAATTGCTGGTTTAGAGCAAGAGAATTACGATTTAATAGGACGCTCTTTACAAGATGTAATTGTAGAGCCAATTCGTTCTATGTTAATTCCTGGTTTTGACGAGGTAAAAAGAGCAGCAATCTATGCAGGTTCTATGGGAACTGCAATTTCTGGTTCTGGCCCATCTGTATTCTCTTTATGTAGAGGAATGGACAAAGCAGAAAGAATTGCTAAAGCAAAAGTAGAAGCCTTCAAATCTATTGGGATTGAAAGCGATATGTTTGTTTCTAAAGTGAATAAAGTAGGACCGAAGATTATTTATTAG
- a CDS encoding cation:proton antiporter family protein: MNEQIILIILTTFITGFLAFKSKFPPLVGFLIAGFILHSSGIESNEIIEWLANAGVTLLLFTIGLKLDIKMLIGKHIWLSALLHNLASSLYFFLALWGLQIMGAGLLASLDFIQLLLVAFALSFSSTVFAIKTLEEKGVMNAIYGALSIGVLVMQDIFAVVFMTISTGKVPEVWAILLFALPLLRPLFYKIMDTVKHGEMLTIFGIFMAFVMGAGLFDMAGLKPDLGALIIGVLLSGHPKASELSKSLFNIKELLLVCFFLDIGLSTSLSTSAFVFAFVLIALLPFKAWLYFRFFDLFNFRVRTSVFSALTLMNYSEFGLIVGGLGYKLGWIPGELLVSIAIAVSLSFIIASPINNWSNEVYKFLTKIKSENSSLNKMDQMLDIGEAKVLILGMGRIGTGIYDEISKEFKERVLGIDTKEGTVLNHIEDGRVVLQGDAVDWDFWHRIKNINQFEIILFAMPHHHSNDLAAQQLKEMNFKGRTAAIVEYSDQISQLKENGVDAVYNVYREAGKGFATHVLEEFNEGETIVYT, translated from the coding sequence ATGAACGAACAGATCATACTGATTATACTTACTACTTTTATAACAGGATTTCTTGCCTTTAAATCTAAATTTCCACCCCTTGTAGGATTTCTGATAGCGGGGTTCATTCTTCATTCTTCTGGAATCGAAAGTAATGAAATTATTGAGTGGCTTGCTAATGCAGGAGTAACACTTCTTTTATTTACCATTGGATTAAAGTTGGATATCAAAATGCTGATAGGAAAGCATATTTGGTTGAGTGCATTATTGCATAATTTAGCATCATCTCTTTATTTTTTCTTAGCCTTATGGGGTTTACAAATAATGGGAGCTGGATTATTAGCATCTTTAGATTTTATACAGCTGCTTCTTGTGGCTTTTGCACTTTCTTTTTCGAGTACCGTATTTGCAATTAAAACGTTGGAAGAAAAAGGTGTCATGAATGCAATATATGGTGCTTTATCCATAGGAGTACTCGTAATGCAGGATATTTTTGCTGTAGTTTTTATGACTATTTCCACCGGAAAAGTACCAGAAGTATGGGCTATTTTACTTTTTGCACTACCATTACTTAGACCACTTTTTTATAAAATTATGGATACAGTAAAGCATGGAGAGATGCTTACTATTTTCGGTATTTTTATGGCTTTTGTAATGGGAGCAGGATTGTTTGATATGGCAGGGTTAAAACCAGACTTGGGAGCATTAATTATAGGTGTTTTGCTATCAGGTCATCCTAAAGCCTCAGAACTTTCAAAATCACTTTTCAACATTAAAGAATTACTTTTAGTTTGTTTCTTTTTAGATATAGGTTTATCAACTTCATTGAGTACTTCAGCCTTTGTTTTTGCATTTGTATTAATTGCATTGTTGCCATTTAAAGCATGGTTGTACTTCCGTTTTTTCGACCTCTTTAATTTTAGAGTAAGAACTTCAGTTTTCAGTGCTTTAACACTAATGAATTATAGTGAATTTGGGTTAATAGTTGGAGGTTTGGGTTATAAACTAGGGTGGATTCCAGGAGAACTGTTAGTAAGTATTGCTATAGCTGTTTCTTTATCTTTTATAATTGCTTCACCTATTAATAATTGGAGTAATGAAGTATATAAGTTCTTAACTAAAATAAAGAGTGAAAATAGTAGTTTGAATAAGATGGATCAGATGCTTGATATAGGAGAAGCAAAAGTTTTGATCTTAGGAATGGGTCGTATCGGAACAGGTATTTATGATGAAATAAGTAAGGAGTTTAAAGAAAGAGTATTAGGGATCGATACAAAAGAAGGTACAGTTTTAAATCACATAGAAGATGGAAGAGTTGTATTACAAGGTGATGCTGTAGATTGGGATTTTTGGCATAGAATTAAAAACATAAATCAGTTTGAAATTATCCTATTTGCCATGCCACACCATCATTCTAATGATTTAGCAGCTCAACAATTAAAGGAAATGAATTTTAAAGGAAGAACAGCAGCAATTGTTGAATATTCAGATCAAATTTCTCAATTAAAAGAAAATGGTGTTGATGCCGTATATAATGTATATAGAGAAGCTGGAAAAGGTTTTGCCACGCATGTTTTAGAAGAATTTAATGAAGGAGAAACAATAGTTTATACGTGA